The following proteins are encoded in a genomic region of Triticum dicoccoides isolate Atlit2015 ecotype Zavitan chromosome 1B, WEW_v2.0, whole genome shotgun sequence:
- the LOC119301232 gene encoding xylanase inhibitor protein 1-like — translation MAFRRPLALHPLVIAFVLVSCLAGAATAKQTGQLTVFWGRNAGEGTLREACDMGLYSTVVISFYSVFGHGRYWGDLSGHSLAGVGADIKHCQSRNILVLLSIGGPGNGYSLPSSASAAAVADNLWNAHLGGRRNGVYRPFDDAAVDGIDFYIEQGAPDHYDELASRLDGYNRFYRGRKGVRLTATPRCGLPDSRLGAALRTGLFERIHVRFYGNDSCSLGKGGTYSVVGQWEKWTAAFPRTQVYLGLAPAESGVPEGAQGTVAVYLKYLYYDLLPKVQKANNYGGVMVWDRFTDKKTRWSSVVNGWA, via the coding sequence ATGGCGTTCCGACGCCCTCTCGCTCTCCACCCGCTCGTGATTGCCTTCGTGTTGGTCTCCTGTCTCGCCGGCGCCGCCACGGCGAAGCAGACGGGCCAGCTGACCGTGTTCTGGGGACGGAACGCCGGCGAGGGCACGCTGCGCGAGGCCTGCGACATGGGGCTCTACTCCACCGTCGTCATCTCCTTCTACAGCGTCTTCGGGCACGGCCGCTACTGGGGCGACCTCTCCGGCCACTCTCTCGCCGGTGTCGGTGCCGACATCAAGCACTGCCAGTCCAGGAACATCCTCGTCCTCCTCTCCATCGGCGGACCCGGGAACGGCTACTCCCTCCCGTCCTCGGCCTCCGCCGCAGCCGTCGCCGACAACCTCTGGAACGCGCACCTCGGCGGGCGCCGGAACGGCGTGTACCGCCCGTTCGACGACGCCGCCGTCGACGGCATCGACTTCTACATCGAGCAGGGCGCCCCCGACCACTACGACGAGCTGGCCAGCCGCCTTGACGGGTACAACCGGTTCTACCGCGGCCGGAAGGGTGTGCGCCTGACAGCGACGCCGCGGTGCGGATTGCCCGACTCCCGCCTGGGGGCGGCGCTCCGGACGGGGCTGTTCGAGCGCATCCATGTCAGGTTCTACGGCAACGACTCATGCTCGCTGGGGAAGGGCGGGACGTACAGCGTGGTAGGGCAGTGGGAGAAGTGGACGGCGGCGTTCCCGAGGACGCAGGTGTACCTGGGCCTCGCGCCGGCGGAGAGCGGCGTGCCGGAGGGGGCGCAGGGCACCGTCGCCGTTTACCTCAAGTACCTCTACTACGACCTGCTGCCCAAGGTGCAGAAGGCGAACAACTATGGCGGGGTCATGGTCTGGGACAGGTTCACCGACAAGAAGACACGCTGGAGCAGCGTCGTCAATGGATGGGCCTGA